The proteins below come from a single Panicum hallii strain FIL2 chromosome 7, PHallii_v3.1, whole genome shotgun sequence genomic window:
- the LOC112901079 gene encoding transcription factor IBH1-like, with protein MARKRTARPPPPPPPNPNPNRRAVASTAAAPAPASGTASPSKRMLAFHFLRALARIHSATPVPRRTRTIRRAAYSSMARAANPRRAWTQALLRQVRVRRAMRSRRAVLLRRRVSAAPPAPPLGAARSIVSAAGETATEAMTLARGGPPPRQAGEPARADALRRLVPGGSEMEYCSLLDETADYLRCLRAQVQLMQNLVDLFSGQ; from the coding sequence ATGGCACGGAAGAGAACGGCGcgcccgccaccgccaccgccgccaaaccctaaccctaaccgccGCGCCGTggccagcaccgccgccgccccggccccggccTCGGGCACGGCGTCACCGTCCAAGCGCATGCTGGCGTTCCACTTCCTGCGCGCGCTGGCCCGGATCCACAGCGCCACACCCgtgccgcgccgcacgcgcaccaTCCGCCGCGCGGCCTACTCGTCCATGGCGCGCGCCGCCAACCCGCGCCGCGCGTGGACACAGGCGCTGCTCCGCCAGGTGCGCGTGCGCAGGGCCATGAGGTCGAGGCGCGCGGTCCTGCTGCGGAGGCGCGTCTCCGCCGCGCCACCTGCGCCTCCTCTCGGCGCCGCCAGGAGCATCGTCTCTGCCGCCGGAGAGACGGCAACGGAGGCGATGACTCTAGCCAGGGGCGGGCCGCCTCCGCGGCAGGCGGGGGAGCCGGCGAGGGCCGACGCGCTCCGGCGGCTGGTCCCCGGCGGCAGCGAGATGGAGTACTGCAGCCTCCTCGACGAGACCGCCGACTACCTGCGGTGCCTCCGCGCGCAGGTGCAGCTCATGCAGAACCTCGTCGACCTCTTCTCCGGCCAATGA